A portion of the Haemorhous mexicanus isolate bHaeMex1 chromosome 3, bHaeMex1.pri, whole genome shotgun sequence genome contains these proteins:
- the FEZ2 gene encoding fasciculation and elongation protein zeta-2 isoform X3, producing the protein MAAAATSQRDPGDWQDFSGFQPSAGSGPEAACDKGGWGGGDLGAKLSLCFEPPQARAGGGESRVPLRPLTEQSALQDDEIWNALTDNYGNVMPVDWKSSHTRALHLPTLNLSEKGVNDNLNLDLSDDEELREQLDMHSIIVSCINEEPLFTAEQVIEEIEEMMQESPDPEDDETPTQSDRLSILSQEIQTLKRSSTNNSYEERVKRLSVAELNELLEEIETAIKDYSEELVQQLALRDELEFEKEVKNSFISVLIEVQNKQREHKETAKKKKKLKNGSSPQNGKQERGHMPGTYLTTVIPYEKKNGPPSVEDLQTLTKILHAMKDDSEKVPSLLTDYILKVLCPT; encoded by the exons atggcggcggcggcgaccTCGCAGCGAGACCCGGGCGATTGGCAGGACTTCTCGGGATTCCAGCCCTCCGCGGGGAGcggccccgaggctgcctgCGACAAGGGCGGCTGGGGCGGCGGGGATCTCGGGGCGAAGCTGTCCCTCTGCTTCGAGCCCCCGCAGGCCCGGGCTGGCGGCGGCGAGAGCCGCGTTCCGCTGCGGCCGCTCACGGAGCAGAGCGCGCTGCAGGACGACGA gATTTGGAATGCCTTGACTGATAATTATGGTAATGTGATGCCAGTTGACTGGAAATCTTCCCATACCAGAGCTTTGCACTTGCCAACACTGAATCTTTCAGAAAAAGGG GTAAATGACAACTTGAACCTTGACTTGTCAGATGATGAAGAGCTGAGAGAACAGCTGGATATGCATTCTATCATTGTTTCCTGCATCAATGAAGAGCCACtcttcacagcagagcag gtgATTGAAGAAATAGAGGAAATGATGCAGGAATCACCTGATCCAGAAGATGATGAAACACCCACCCAATCAGATCGGCTCTCTATACTTTCCCAGGAAATTCAGACCCTGAAGAGATCCAGTACAAACAACAGCTATGAAGAGA GAGTCAAAAGATTGTCTGTTGCTGAATTAAATGAACTGCTAGAAGAAATTGAGACTGCTATTAAGGATTATTCTGAGGAACTGGTACAGCAGCTGGCTCTACGAGATGAGCTGGAGTTTGAGAAGGAAGTGAAAAACAGCTTCATTTCTGTCCTCATTGAAGTACAAAACAAACAGCGAGAAcacaaagaaacagcaaagaagaaaaagaagctgaaaaatggTAGTAGTCCTCAGAATGGCAAACAAGAAAGAGGTCATATGCCTGGAACA TACTTGACAACTGTCATTCCTTATGAGAAGAAAAACGGACCCCCATCTGTTGAAGACCTTCAAACATTAACCAAAA ttcTGCATGCCATGAAAGACGATAGCGAGAAAGTGCCAAGCTTGTTAACAGACTATATTTTAAAGG
- the FEZ2 gene encoding fasciculation and elongation protein zeta-2 isoform X1, with product MAAAATSQRDPGDWQDFSGFQPSAGSGPEAACDKGGWGGGDLGAKLSLCFEPPQARAGGGESRVPLRPLTEQSALQDDEIWNALTDNYGNVMPVDWKSSHTRALHLPTLNLSEKGVNDNLNLDLSDDEELREQLDMHSIIVSCINEEPLFTAEQVIEEIEEMMQESPDPEDDETPTQSDRLSILSQEIQTLKRSSTNNSYEERVKRLSVAELNELLEEIETAIKDYSEELVQQLALRDELEFEKEVKNSFISVLIEVQNKQREHKETAKKKKKLKNGSSPQNGKQERGHMPGTRFSMEGISNVIQNGFRHTFGNSSGEKQYLTTVIPYEKKNGPPSVEDLQTLTKILHAMKDDSEKVPSLLTDYILKVLCPT from the exons atggcggcggcggcgaccTCGCAGCGAGACCCGGGCGATTGGCAGGACTTCTCGGGATTCCAGCCCTCCGCGGGGAGcggccccgaggctgcctgCGACAAGGGCGGCTGGGGCGGCGGGGATCTCGGGGCGAAGCTGTCCCTCTGCTTCGAGCCCCCGCAGGCCCGGGCTGGCGGCGGCGAGAGCCGCGTTCCGCTGCGGCCGCTCACGGAGCAGAGCGCGCTGCAGGACGACGA gATTTGGAATGCCTTGACTGATAATTATGGTAATGTGATGCCAGTTGACTGGAAATCTTCCCATACCAGAGCTTTGCACTTGCCAACACTGAATCTTTCAGAAAAAGGG GTAAATGACAACTTGAACCTTGACTTGTCAGATGATGAAGAGCTGAGAGAACAGCTGGATATGCATTCTATCATTGTTTCCTGCATCAATGAAGAGCCACtcttcacagcagagcag gtgATTGAAGAAATAGAGGAAATGATGCAGGAATCACCTGATCCAGAAGATGATGAAACACCCACCCAATCAGATCGGCTCTCTATACTTTCCCAGGAAATTCAGACCCTGAAGAGATCCAGTACAAACAACAGCTATGAAGAGA GAGTCAAAAGATTGTCTGTTGCTGAATTAAATGAACTGCTAGAAGAAATTGAGACTGCTATTAAGGATTATTCTGAGGAACTGGTACAGCAGCTGGCTCTACGAGATGAGCTGGAGTTTGAGAAGGAAGTGAAAAACAGCTTCATTTCTGTCCTCATTGAAGTACAAAACAAACAGCGAGAAcacaaagaaacagcaaagaagaaaaagaagctgaaaaatggTAGTAGTCCTCAGAATGGCAAACAAGAAAGAGGTCATATGCCTGGAACA CGCTTCAGCATGGAAGGGATCTCAAATGTCATACAGAATGGCTTCCGCCACACGTTTGGAAACTCGAGTGGAGAGAAACAG TACTTGACAACTGTCATTCCTTATGAGAAGAAAAACGGACCCCCATCTGTTGAAGACCTTCAAACATTAACCAAAA ttcTGCATGCCATGAAAGACGATAGCGAGAAAGTGCCAAGCTTGTTAACAGACTATATTTTAAAGG
- the FEZ2 gene encoding fasciculation and elongation protein zeta-2 isoform X4, with protein sequence MAAAATSQRDPGDWQDFSGFQPSAGSGPEAACDKGGWGGGDLGAKLSLCFEPPQARAGGGESRVPLRPLTEQSALQDDEIWNALTDNYGNVMPVDWKSSHTRALHLPTLNLSEKGVNDNLNLDLSDDEELREQLDMHSIIVSCINEEPLFTAEQVIEEIEEMMQESPDPEDDETPTQSDRLSILSQEIQTLKRSSTNNSYEERVKRLSVAELNELLEEIETAIKDYSEELVQQLALRDELEFEKEVKNSFISVLIEVQNKQREHKETAKKKKKLKNGSSPQNGKQERGHMPGTYLTTVIPYEKKNGPPSVEDLQTLTKTAV encoded by the exons atggcggcggcggcgaccTCGCAGCGAGACCCGGGCGATTGGCAGGACTTCTCGGGATTCCAGCCCTCCGCGGGGAGcggccccgaggctgcctgCGACAAGGGCGGCTGGGGCGGCGGGGATCTCGGGGCGAAGCTGTCCCTCTGCTTCGAGCCCCCGCAGGCCCGGGCTGGCGGCGGCGAGAGCCGCGTTCCGCTGCGGCCGCTCACGGAGCAGAGCGCGCTGCAGGACGACGA gATTTGGAATGCCTTGACTGATAATTATGGTAATGTGATGCCAGTTGACTGGAAATCTTCCCATACCAGAGCTTTGCACTTGCCAACACTGAATCTTTCAGAAAAAGGG GTAAATGACAACTTGAACCTTGACTTGTCAGATGATGAAGAGCTGAGAGAACAGCTGGATATGCATTCTATCATTGTTTCCTGCATCAATGAAGAGCCACtcttcacagcagagcag gtgATTGAAGAAATAGAGGAAATGATGCAGGAATCACCTGATCCAGAAGATGATGAAACACCCACCCAATCAGATCGGCTCTCTATACTTTCCCAGGAAATTCAGACCCTGAAGAGATCCAGTACAAACAACAGCTATGAAGAGA GAGTCAAAAGATTGTCTGTTGCTGAATTAAATGAACTGCTAGAAGAAATTGAGACTGCTATTAAGGATTATTCTGAGGAACTGGTACAGCAGCTGGCTCTACGAGATGAGCTGGAGTTTGAGAAGGAAGTGAAAAACAGCTTCATTTCTGTCCTCATTGAAGTACAAAACAAACAGCGAGAAcacaaagaaacagcaaagaagaaaaagaagctgaaaaatggTAGTAGTCCTCAGAATGGCAAACAAGAAAGAGGTCATATGCCTGGAACA TACTTGACAACTGTCATTCCTTATGAGAAGAAAAACGGACCCCCATCTGTTGAAGACCTTCAAACATTAACCAAAA CTGCTGTCTGA
- the FEZ2 gene encoding fasciculation and elongation protein zeta-2 isoform X2, with translation MAAAATSQRDPGDWQDFSGFQPSAGSGPEAACDKGGWGGGDLGAKLSLCFEPPQARAGGGESRVPLRPLTEQSALQDDEIWNALTDNYGNVMPVDWKSSHTRALHLPTLNLSEKGVNDNLNLDLSDDEELREQLDMHSIIVSCINEEPLFTAEQVIEEIEEMMQESPDPEDDETPTQSDRLSILSQEIQTLKRSSTNNSYEERVKRLSVAELNELLEEIETAIKDYSEELVQQLALRDELEFEKEVKNSFISVLIEVQNKQREHKETAKKKKKLKNGSSPQNGKQERGHMPGTRFSMEGISNVIQNGFRHTFGNSSGEKQYLTTVIPYEKKNGPPSVEDLQTLTKTAV, from the exons atggcggcggcggcgaccTCGCAGCGAGACCCGGGCGATTGGCAGGACTTCTCGGGATTCCAGCCCTCCGCGGGGAGcggccccgaggctgcctgCGACAAGGGCGGCTGGGGCGGCGGGGATCTCGGGGCGAAGCTGTCCCTCTGCTTCGAGCCCCCGCAGGCCCGGGCTGGCGGCGGCGAGAGCCGCGTTCCGCTGCGGCCGCTCACGGAGCAGAGCGCGCTGCAGGACGACGA gATTTGGAATGCCTTGACTGATAATTATGGTAATGTGATGCCAGTTGACTGGAAATCTTCCCATACCAGAGCTTTGCACTTGCCAACACTGAATCTTTCAGAAAAAGGG GTAAATGACAACTTGAACCTTGACTTGTCAGATGATGAAGAGCTGAGAGAACAGCTGGATATGCATTCTATCATTGTTTCCTGCATCAATGAAGAGCCACtcttcacagcagagcag gtgATTGAAGAAATAGAGGAAATGATGCAGGAATCACCTGATCCAGAAGATGATGAAACACCCACCCAATCAGATCGGCTCTCTATACTTTCCCAGGAAATTCAGACCCTGAAGAGATCCAGTACAAACAACAGCTATGAAGAGA GAGTCAAAAGATTGTCTGTTGCTGAATTAAATGAACTGCTAGAAGAAATTGAGACTGCTATTAAGGATTATTCTGAGGAACTGGTACAGCAGCTGGCTCTACGAGATGAGCTGGAGTTTGAGAAGGAAGTGAAAAACAGCTTCATTTCTGTCCTCATTGAAGTACAAAACAAACAGCGAGAAcacaaagaaacagcaaagaagaaaaagaagctgaaaaatggTAGTAGTCCTCAGAATGGCAAACAAGAAAGAGGTCATATGCCTGGAACA CGCTTCAGCATGGAAGGGATCTCAAATGTCATACAGAATGGCTTCCGCCACACGTTTGGAAACTCGAGTGGAGAGAAACAG TACTTGACAACTGTCATTCCTTATGAGAAGAAAAACGGACCCCCATCTGTTGAAGACCTTCAAACATTAACCAAAA CTGCTGTCTGA